In Priestia megaterium NBRC 15308 = ATCC 14581, the following proteins share a genomic window:
- a CDS encoding PadR family transcriptional regulator, translating into MSVKLVILGLLMEGNKHPYEIQQTINERQMKHYIKLASGSLYYAFDTLEKNQLVKVVDVIRETNRPEKTVYSITDAGREEFERLYFEQLLKKEHMHRPVYAALSFTSYVDQEKVASSLEKKIEETAAYLEKMQNLYRVKKVDHSIANLSIIMRTIMHLKVELTWFTHLLEAAKSNKLTEVDDGYFEDVEKIVDEF; encoded by the coding sequence ATGAGTGTTAAATTAGTCATATTGGGTTTATTAATGGAAGGAAACAAGCACCCTTATGAAATTCAGCAAACCATTAATGAAAGACAAATGAAGCACTATATTAAACTGGCAAGCGGCTCTTTATATTATGCTTTTGATACGCTTGAAAAAAATCAGCTGGTGAAAGTAGTCGATGTGATTCGAGAGACGAACAGACCTGAAAAGACCGTTTATTCTATCACGGATGCAGGAAGAGAAGAATTTGAGCGCCTTTATTTTGAACAGCTATTAAAAAAAGAGCATATGCATAGACCAGTTTATGCTGCGCTTTCATTTACTTCTTACGTCGATCAAGAAAAAGTGGCTTCTTCTTTAGAAAAAAAGATTGAGGAAACGGCAGCTTATTTAGAAAAAATGCAAAATTTGTACCGAGTTAAAAAGGTGGATCATTCCATTGCAAATCTGTCGATCATTATGCGCACGATTATGCATTTGAAAGTAGAACTAACTTGGTTCACTCATTTACTCGAAGCGGCGAAAAGCAACAAGCTTACAGAAGTAGATGATGGTTATTTTGAAGACGTTGAAAAAATCGTAGATGAGTTTTAA
- a CDS encoding MDR family MFS transporter gives MVSSEKHIRFIVAGLLLGIFMSAMDNTIVATAMGKIISDLGGLDKFVWVTSAYMVAVMAGMPIFGKLSDMYGRKRFFIFGLTVFLLGSALCGLAQSIVQLSIYRAIQGIGGGALLPIAFTIVFDIFPPEKRGKMTGLLGAVFGSASVFGPLLGAYITEYISWHWVFYVNVPIGLLSLFFIVRFYKESKSHKKQKIDWAGAATFVISVVSLMFALELGGKEYEWSSPQILSLFVIFAVALSFFFFVEKRAQEPIISFWMFKRRLFATSQILAFLYGATFIILTVFIPIFVQAVYGGSATNAGLILTPMMLGSVAGSAIGGIFLTKTSFRNLMVMSVFSFAVGMFLLGTMEPDTPRWMLTVFMILTGFGVGFSFSLLPTSSTHKLDPQFRGSANSTNSFARSLGMTLGVTIFGTIQSNTFTNELQRNFQGMGNGSQGAFSQIGDPSAVFQSSARNSIPPQILDKIVDAMSTSITYAFMLALIPIAVAIITVFLMGNERVEVPPKKRVEAKEPAAQK, from the coding sequence ATGGTTTCATCGGAAAAACATATTCGTTTTATCGTAGCAGGATTGCTGCTCGGTATTTTTATGTCAGCCATGGATAATACCATCGTAGCGACGGCTATGGGGAAAATCATTTCTGATCTAGGTGGGTTAGATAAGTTTGTTTGGGTTACATCCGCCTATATGGTTGCCGTGATGGCAGGTATGCCGATATTTGGTAAACTGTCTGATATGTACGGTCGTAAACGGTTTTTTATTTTTGGATTGACGGTATTTTTACTTGGATCTGCATTGTGTGGCCTAGCGCAAAGCATTGTGCAGCTAAGTATCTACCGGGCGATTCAAGGGATTGGAGGAGGAGCGCTTCTTCCGATTGCTTTTACCATTGTATTTGATATTTTCCCTCCCGAAAAGCGCGGGAAGATGACTGGATTACTAGGTGCTGTTTTTGGCTCAGCAAGCGTATTTGGCCCGCTTCTTGGTGCCTACATTACAGAATATATCAGCTGGCACTGGGTGTTTTATGTGAACGTGCCGATTGGACTTTTGTCATTATTTTTTATCGTACGCTTTTATAAAGAGTCAAAAAGTCATAAAAAGCAAAAAATTGACTGGGCTGGTGCAGCCACTTTTGTAATTTCAGTAGTCAGTTTAATGTTTGCTCTTGAGCTTGGAGGAAAAGAGTATGAGTGGTCTTCTCCACAAATTTTATCTCTTTTCGTTATCTTTGCTGTGGCGCTATCATTCTTCTTTTTTGTAGAAAAACGGGCGCAAGAGCCGATTATTTCGTTTTGGATGTTCAAACGCCGTTTATTTGCAACATCACAAATTCTCGCTTTCTTATACGGAGCAACGTTTATTATTTTAACGGTATTTATTCCTATTTTCGTTCAAGCTGTTTATGGAGGTTCTGCTACAAATGCAGGTTTAATTTTAACTCCAATGATGTTAGGGTCGGTAGCAGGAAGTGCGATCGGTGGGATTTTTCTTACAAAAACAAGCTTCCGAAATTTAATGGTTATGTCCGTTTTCTCATTTGCAGTAGGAATGTTTTTATTAGGAACAATGGAACCTGATACACCTCGTTGGATGCTAACGGTATTCATGATTTTGACTGGGTTTGGCGTAGGATTTAGCTTTTCTCTTTTACCAACTTCGTCAACGCATAAGCTGGATCCACAGTTTAGAGGTTCTGCCAACTCAACGAACTCATTTGCGCGTTCTTTAGGAATGACGCTGGGAGTTACGATTTTTGGAACGATTCAAAGCAATACATTTACAAATGAGCTGCAGCGCAATTTTCAAGGTATGGGAAATGGATCACAAGGAGCATTTTCTCAAATAGGAGATCCGAGTGCAGTTTTTCAATCAAGTGCCCGAAACAGCATTCCGCCTCAAATATTAGATAAGATTGTTGATGCTATGTCTACATCGATCACGTATGCATTTATGCTTGCTCTTATTCCAATTGCAGTAGCTATCATTACTGTCTTTTTAATGGGAAATGAACGAGTGGAAGTTCCCCCTAAAAAGCGGGTAGAAGCTAAGGAACCTGCAGCTCAAAAATAG
- a CDS encoding OsmC family protein, whose protein sequence is MAKHHFHLQANWPGGRNEVGTIESGQLKTQISIPPEMDGPGVGTNPDEMLLGAAATCYIITLAAMFERSGIRQEALTMESEAVVDVTNGVFTYEKIIHKPHVIITPELTAQEEKISRLIKKAETSCMISRAIQGNVEIELEPRLTVKA, encoded by the coding sequence ATGGCAAAACACCATTTTCACCTGCAAGCAAATTGGCCAGGAGGTCGAAATGAAGTAGGTACAATTGAATCAGGACAATTAAAAACACAAATTTCTATTCCGCCAGAAATGGACGGGCCAGGAGTAGGAACAAATCCAGATGAAATGCTGCTAGGAGCAGCAGCCACTTGCTATATTATCACGCTTGCGGCGATGTTCGAAAGAAGCGGAATCCGTCAGGAAGCTTTAACGATGGAATCAGAAGCTGTTGTGGACGTAACGAATGGTGTATTCACATACGAAAAAATTATTCACAAACCTCACGTTATCATCACACCTGAACTTACGGCTCAAGAAGAAAAAATCAGTCGACTTATAAAAAAAGCAGAAACATCCTGTATGATTTCAAGAGCCATCCAAGGAAATGTTGAAATTGAATTAGAGCCCCGGCTCACAGTAAAAGCGTAA
- a CDS encoding NAD-dependent epimerase/dehydratase family protein, protein MKTALVLGGTRFFGKNLVQTLLSKGVKVTLATRGKTPDDFSDRVERIFLDRVEKDSVIETTRGRKWDVIFDQICYSSHGAAVAVEAFRHSTSHYVLTSTLSVYGSLEKTCYEEDFDPYKYPISYTRRENISYQEGKRQAEAVFFQKAPFSVTAVRFPIVMGKDDYTDRLRFHVEKIMHEEEIGVPAIEAEMNFISQEEAGEFLVWCAEQKLKGPINACSNGTISLKNLFSYIEQAAGKTAKTTSRLTDENSSPYGVDHSWTMSNEKASFWGYSFTNLQDWLPSLIKAFVESEKKVPLS, encoded by the coding sequence ATGAAAACAGCACTTGTGTTAGGTGGAACTCGTTTTTTTGGAAAAAATTTAGTCCAGACATTGCTCTCTAAAGGAGTTAAGGTTACGTTAGCAACGCGAGGTAAAACACCAGATGATTTCAGCGACCGAGTTGAACGGATTTTTCTTGATCGTGTAGAAAAAGATTCTGTAATCGAAACAACACGAGGAAGAAAATGGGATGTTATCTTCGATCAAATATGCTATTCTTCACACGGCGCAGCTGTGGCTGTTGAAGCTTTTCGTCATAGTACGAGTCACTATGTACTCACCTCGACTCTTTCAGTATACGGTTCTTTAGAAAAAACGTGTTATGAAGAAGATTTTGACCCATACAAGTATCCTATTTCATATACACGCCGTGAAAATATTTCCTACCAAGAAGGAAAACGCCAAGCTGAAGCGGTATTTTTTCAAAAAGCACCGTTTTCGGTAACGGCTGTCCGTTTTCCAATTGTAATGGGAAAAGATGATTATACGGATCGTTTACGTTTTCACGTAGAAAAAATTATGCATGAAGAAGAAATTGGTGTACCGGCTATCGAAGCGGAAATGAACTTTATTTCACAGGAAGAAGCTGGTGAATTTTTAGTCTGGTGTGCAGAGCAGAAGCTAAAAGGGCCGATTAATGCTTGTTCAAATGGTACCATTTCACTCAAAAATTTATTTTCATATATTGAACAAGCAGCGGGTAAAACAGCAAAAACAACCTCTCGTTTAACAGACGAAAATAGTTCTCCGTACGGAGTAGATCATTCTTGGACAATGAGCAATGAAAAAGCTAGCTTTTGGGGATATTCATTTACAAATCTGCAGGACTGGTTGCCATCATTAATCAAAGCTTTCGTTGAAAGCGAAAAGAAAGTACCTTTAAGTTAA
- a CDS encoding DUF418 domain-containing protein: MNPSPLPLNDRLVVLDIIRGIALLGIFLVNIPAFAYPIFIFQMYDIPYEYKGIDAYIDLFLLLFVQGKFFTIFSFLFGLGCGIFLRRAEEKHYFAAALWSRRMASLLLIGLFHLVFFWYGDILHVYAIGGFLLLFFYNQKTKTILLWAIGLLCFFYLLACMQFFIPAHVLQEAQLEYKVLHEHALVQYLSTYRQADYLSWLFYRLNVEVVPMLLNLPFSIFPVFSMFLFGLYTAKKELVHSIEQNRSFFKKIQLITGAAGFTLTIILAILKLEILKYGLYQQSAIHLFTSLSGIFLCFFYLTTLLLFLQFSPYASMLGLFKYSGTMALTTYLSQTLICLWMVRDFGLYGTLTLTESTIISLIIYTLQLFFNKWWLYYFYYGPCEWLWRSFTYRSFPPLRRNRKASA, from the coding sequence ATGAATCCTTCTCCACTTCCCCTTAACGACCGCCTTGTTGTTCTTGATATTATTCGGGGTATTGCTTTGCTAGGCATTTTCTTAGTAAATATCCCTGCTTTTGCTTATCCGATATTTATTTTTCAAATGTACGATATTCCTTATGAATATAAAGGAATCGATGCTTATATTGATTTATTCCTGCTGCTGTTTGTTCAAGGAAAGTTTTTTACGATTTTTTCTTTTTTATTTGGACTTGGATGCGGAATCTTTTTGCGTAGAGCTGAAGAAAAGCATTACTTTGCCGCTGCTTTATGGTCAAGAAGAATGGCTTCTTTGCTATTAATCGGGCTTTTTCATCTTGTCTTTTTCTGGTATGGAGACATTTTGCATGTGTATGCTATTGGCGGTTTTTTATTGTTGTTTTTTTATAATCAAAAAACCAAGACGATTTTGCTGTGGGCAATAGGCTTGCTATGCTTTTTTTATCTTTTGGCTTGCATGCAGTTTTTTATTCCAGCCCACGTCTTGCAGGAGGCTCAGTTGGAGTATAAGGTTTTACATGAACATGCCTTAGTCCAATATTTATCCACCTACAGGCAAGCAGACTATTTATCTTGGCTGTTTTATCGTTTGAATGTTGAAGTGGTACCTATGCTATTAAATCTACCGTTTTCTATCTTTCCCGTATTTTCTATGTTTTTATTTGGCTTATATACTGCTAAAAAAGAATTAGTACATAGTATCGAACAAAATCGTTCCTTTTTTAAGAAAATTCAGTTAATAACAGGTGCAGCAGGTTTTACTTTAACTATCATTCTCGCTATCTTAAAACTAGAAATTTTAAAATATGGACTCTATCAGCAGTCGGCCATTCACCTTTTTACAAGTTTGAGCGGCATTTTTCTATGTTTTTTTTATCTTACCACCTTACTGTTATTCCTGCAATTTTCTCCTTACGCTTCGATGCTGGGTCTTTTTAAGTATAGTGGAACAATGGCATTAACAACTTACCTTAGCCAAACTTTAATTTGCCTGTGGATGGTTAGAGACTTTGGTTTATACGGAACTCTTACCTTAACAGAAAGCACGATTATTTCTCTCATTATATATACACTCCAGCTTTTTTTTAATAAGTGGTGGCTTTATTATTTCTATTACGGTCCGTGTGAATGGTTATGGCGGAGCTTTACATACCGATCTTTCCCGCCTCTCAGACGGAATAGAAAAGCTTCAGCTTAA
- a CDS encoding GyrI-like domain-containing protein, whose translation MLTDLVVSQKVVKVNEFTVVGVPIRTDEPVEETGTGLIPEHWQTFYKQQLANKIANKVNGNTFALYTEFEYDQKMDFTFALGYEVLPGGELKDDMREFIIPEGEYMVFTTAVGPARQVVVEAWAYIREWAKKNHRAYKIDFELYDERCIDPEYSQVDIYVSI comes from the coding sequence ATGTTGACTGACTTAGTTGTAAGTCAAAAAGTAGTCAAGGTAAATGAATTTACTGTTGTAGGAGTGCCTATTCGAACAGATGAACCTGTGGAAGAAACGGGCACAGGTCTTATTCCAGAGCACTGGCAGACTTTTTATAAACAACAGTTAGCTAATAAAATTGCCAATAAAGTAAATGGTAATACATTTGCTCTTTATACAGAATTTGAATATGATCAAAAAATGGATTTTACATTTGCTCTCGGATATGAAGTTTTACCCGGCGGCGAACTGAAAGATGATATGAGAGAGTTCATCATCCCGGAAGGTGAATACATGGTGTTTACAACAGCTGTTGGGCCAGCTAGACAGGTAGTCGTAGAGGCTTGGGCTTATATTCGCGAGTGGGCTAAAAAAAATCATCGTGCCTATAAAATAGATTTTGAATTATATGATGAACGCTGTATTGATCCTGAGTACAGTCAAGTTGATATTTATGTTTCAATTTAA
- a CDS encoding acyltransferase, with protein sequence MERNYSIDFIKFFATVFVVCIHVNPSHDDFFLGNQENVLDVIVDTFARFAVPFFFIVSGYLFMNKIQKHPKPSAYLKKYTWNISKLYACWFIFYLLFGVVLRLFQNHGTLAERKDAVADYLTSSITFKDIFYYGSDTSGFQLWYLIALIWAVVIVFLFQRWKKIGLLMFISTVLYVTGLFGQSYSLFFPLSFQTRDALFFGLFYTVLGAMFALYGKQILSVLNARPMIYLASFFVFSALEIVERYWLVNIQHSKPGDYFISTIFLSASLFLFVLSSPSLGKNSFFSKVGKNSVGIYVVHICILNETYRLLRSIDSSFFTNSVVAYVLIVPAVFWCSYYLYRGIQWTKGKLHVKPHKHSFTKLQHK encoded by the coding sequence ATGGAACGTAATTATTCAATTGATTTTATTAAGTTTTTTGCTACAGTGTTTGTGGTTTGTATTCATGTTAATCCATCACATGACGATTTCTTTTTAGGGAACCAGGAAAATGTGCTAGATGTCATTGTTGACACATTTGCACGATTCGCGGTTCCTTTTTTCTTTATTGTATCAGGTTATTTGTTTATGAATAAAATCCAAAAGCATCCAAAGCCTTCTGCATACTTAAAAAAATACACGTGGAATATTTCAAAGCTTTATGCATGTTGGTTCATCTTTTATTTATTGTTTGGTGTAGTTCTGCGCTTATTTCAGAACCACGGAACATTAGCAGAACGAAAAGATGCAGTAGCTGATTATTTAACATCATCCATCACATTCAAAGATATTTTTTATTATGGAAGTGACACAAGCGGATTTCAGCTTTGGTACTTGATTGCATTAATTTGGGCTGTTGTCATCGTTTTCTTATTTCAACGATGGAAAAAGATTGGCTTATTAATGTTTATCAGCACCGTATTATATGTAACTGGGTTATTTGGGCAGTCTTATTCTTTATTTTTTCCACTTTCTTTTCAAACGAGAGATGCCCTGTTCTTTGGTTTGTTCTATACAGTATTAGGAGCTATGTTTGCCCTTTATGGTAAGCAAATTCTGTCAGTATTAAACGCAAGGCCAATGATTTATTTAGCCAGCTTTTTTGTGTTTTCAGCGTTAGAGATCGTCGAACGTTACTGGTTGGTTAATATCCAGCATAGCAAGCCCGGAGACTACTTTATTTCTACGATTTTTTTATCGGCATCATTGTTTTTATTCGTATTGAGCAGTCCAAGTCTTGGCAAAAACTCATTTTTTTCAAAAGTTGGGAAAAATTCAGTTGGCATTTATGTAGTGCATATATGTATATTAAATGAGACCTATCGATTGCTTCGTTCTATAGATTCTTCTTTCTTTACGAATAGTGTCGTTGCCTACGTACTCATCGTTCCAGCAGTTTTTTGGTGCTCGTACTATTTATATAGAGGAATTCAATGGACAAAGGGAAAATTACATGTAAAGCCGCACAAACATTCATTTACAAAGCTACAGCATAAATAA
- a CDS encoding P-II family nitrogen regulator translates to MSDVLTKIEIITRPSKFEELKQELAKIGVSGITVTDALGCGLQKGITELYRGVKKQDNMHARIKVEIVVCEVPVSDVVDKARKVLNTGQPGDGKIFIYELKNAIKIRTGEEGSQALRNNS, encoded by the coding sequence GTGAGTGATGTTTTAACAAAAATTGAAATTATTACACGCCCTTCAAAGTTTGAAGAGCTTAAGCAAGAACTAGCGAAAATTGGCGTTAGCGGTATCACAGTTACAGATGCGCTGGGATGCGGGTTGCAAAAAGGCATTACGGAACTTTATAGAGGCGTTAAAAAACAAGACAATATGCACGCACGAATTAAAGTAGAAATTGTGGTGTGCGAAGTTCCAGTATCTGACGTTGTTGATAAAGCAAGAAAAGTACTAAATACAGGTCAGCCTGGAGATGGGAAAATATTTATCTATGAATTAAAAAATGCGATTAAGATCCGAACAGGGGAAGAGGGATCACAGGCATTACGAAATAATAGTTAA
- a CDS encoding ammonium transporter, whose translation MQMGDSVFMFFSALLVWIMTPAIALFYGGMVRSKNMLSTAMYSVGSLAVISVLWIVAGYSLAFSTGGNAFIGNLDWVGLKGVGFTPNGDYSATIPHNMFMMFQLTFAVLTVAIISGAFAERMKFSAFILFAILWSLFVYAPVAHWVWGVGGWLRELGAIDFAGGNVVHISSGVAGLVLALVVGKRKNADAAAPHNLPLTLLGGMLIWFGWFGFNVGSSLTINSVAMTAFINTNTAAATGIIGWLVVEWIINKKPTLLGAVSGAIAGLVAITPACGFVTPFASIVIGFIGGAVCFWGIFSLKKKIGYDDALDAFGLHGIGGTWGGIATGLFATTSVNDAGANGLFYGDPSLLWKQLVAIVATYLFVGIATFIIVKVVGLIVSLRATQEEETLGLDITLHGERAYHESNM comes from the coding sequence ATGCAAATGGGCGATTCAGTATTTATGTTTTTTTCAGCATTATTGGTTTGGATTATGACACCAGCTATTGCATTGTTTTACGGGGGCATGGTTCGAAGTAAAAACATGTTAAGTACCGCGATGTATAGCGTAGGTTCCTTAGCTGTTATATCCGTTCTTTGGATAGTAGCAGGCTATTCGTTAGCTTTTTCGACCGGTGGCAATGCTTTTATTGGTAACTTGGACTGGGTGGGATTAAAAGGAGTCGGGTTCACTCCAAACGGGGACTACAGTGCTACGATCCCGCATAATATGTTTATGATGTTTCAGCTGACATTTGCTGTACTAACAGTAGCTATTATCTCTGGGGCTTTTGCAGAGCGCATGAAGTTTTCAGCATTTATCTTATTTGCTATCCTATGGTCATTATTTGTATATGCACCAGTTGCACACTGGGTTTGGGGAGTTGGCGGCTGGCTTCGTGAACTAGGAGCTATTGACTTTGCCGGAGGAAACGTCGTTCACATTTCGTCAGGTGTAGCAGGATTAGTTCTAGCTCTTGTTGTTGGAAAACGAAAAAATGCCGATGCCGCAGCACCTCACAATTTACCGTTAACTCTTTTAGGCGGAATGCTGATTTGGTTCGGGTGGTTTGGTTTTAACGTTGGAAGTTCTTTAACTATTAACAGCGTTGCAATGACGGCTTTTATTAACACGAATACAGCGGCAGCAACAGGAATTATCGGCTGGCTTGTAGTAGAGTGGATTATCAATAAAAAACCTACGCTGCTTGGAGCCGTTTCGGGAGCAATTGCTGGACTTGTAGCTATCACACCAGCTTGTGGATTCGTTACACCGTTTGCTTCTATTGTAATTGGTTTTATCGGCGGAGCGGTTTGTTTCTGGGGTATCTTCTCACTTAAAAAGAAAATCGGTTACGACGATGCGTTAGATGCATTTGGTCTTCACGGTATTGGGGGAACGTGGGGAGGTATCGCAACAGGTTTATTTGCCACAACTTCTGTAAATGACGCCGGTGCGAATGGTTTATTCTACGGAGATCCAAGTCTACTTTGGAAACAGCTGGTGGCTATCGTAGCAACGTATCTATTTGTCGGCATTGCTACATTCATTATTGTTAAAGTGGTTGGATTAATCGTATCTCTGCGTGCGACACAAGAAGAAGAAACGCTTGGGCTTGATATTACGCTGCACGGTGAAAGAGCGTATCACGAATCGAATATGTAA
- a CDS encoding AbgT family transporter: MAQPNLQTEQKSYPTTFLDKLLGRVEAIGNKLPDPFILFVCLALIIVVASVAINSIGVTVVHPGTNKTLPIKSLLSHEGIQYILTSMLTNFTEFKPLGLVLAMMLGVGLAEKVGLLEVAIKKTILNAPKALITYAIIFTGIMANLAADAAFVIVPPLAAMIFYTVGRHPLAGLAAGFAGVGSGFTANLIISGTDGLLSGISTEAAKTIDPSAAVSPAANWYFMAASVFVLTVIGAMVTEKIVEPRLGNYKGKKRNDFGEISEAEAKGLKNSIVATCIYVAVLAVFLFWPNSPLRNEDGGIVPSPFLDGIIPITLLFFVVVGSVYGITVGKIKSSRDVPAYMTDSMKDMASYIVLIFAAAQFIAYFNWTNIGTWIAVEGADALKALNLTGLPVVVGFVFLTVVLSLLIFSGSAQWALEAPIFIPLFMLLGYNPGFIQAAYRIADSSTNVITPLNPYMIVILAFMKEYEPKAGLGTIISLMLPYTLAFLGIWIVMLLIFAVFGIPLGPGVYMYL, from the coding sequence ATGGCACAACCTAATTTGCAGACAGAGCAAAAATCATATCCAACAACTTTTCTAGACAAACTATTAGGAAGAGTAGAAGCAATCGGAAACAAACTACCTGATCCTTTTATTTTGTTTGTATGTCTAGCGCTTATTATCGTAGTAGCATCTGTTGCTATTAATAGTATCGGAGTAACGGTGGTCCATCCCGGTACTAATAAGACTCTTCCAATTAAAAGTTTGTTGTCGCACGAAGGCATTCAGTATATCTTAACATCGATGCTGACCAATTTCACTGAATTTAAGCCCCTAGGACTTGTACTTGCTATGATGCTTGGAGTCGGACTTGCAGAAAAAGTAGGTCTGCTTGAAGTGGCCATAAAGAAAACGATTTTAAATGCTCCAAAAGCTCTTATTACATACGCCATCATTTTTACAGGAATTATGGCCAACTTAGCGGCAGATGCTGCTTTTGTCATCGTGCCTCCTCTTGCCGCAATGATTTTTTATACAGTAGGAAGGCACCCGCTTGCTGGATTAGCAGCAGGATTTGCTGGGGTGGGATCAGGCTTTACAGCGAATCTTATTATATCCGGAACCGACGGATTGTTATCAGGCATTTCTACTGAAGCTGCTAAAACAATTGACCCAAGCGCTGCTGTCAGTCCTGCAGCAAACTGGTATTTCATGGCGGCTTCTGTATTTGTTTTGACCGTTATAGGAGCGATGGTCACCGAAAAGATTGTCGAACCTAGGCTGGGCAATTATAAAGGAAAAAAACGCAATGATTTTGGTGAAATTAGTGAGGCAGAAGCAAAAGGGTTAAAAAACAGTATCGTTGCTACATGTATTTATGTCGCTGTACTAGCTGTTTTCTTATTTTGGCCCAACTCTCCTCTACGAAATGAAGACGGTGGAATTGTTCCATCTCCTTTTTTAGATGGTATCATTCCGATCACGCTGCTGTTTTTTGTAGTAGTTGGCTCTGTTTACGGAATAACAGTAGGGAAAATCAAAAGTTCTAGAGATGTACCCGCTTATATGACTGATTCGATGAAAGATATGGCTAGCTATATTGTCCTTATTTTTGCGGCTGCTCAATTTATCGCTTACTTTAATTGGACTAATATTGGAACGTGGATTGCAGTAGAAGGAGCGGATGCATTAAAAGCACTAAATCTAACTGGACTTCCAGTTGTGGTTGGTTTTGTATTTTTAACTGTTGTTCTAAGCCTTCTTATTTTTAGCGGCTCCGCTCAATGGGCACTAGAAGCACCTATTTTTATTCCATTGTTCATGCTGTTAGGCTACAACCCTGGATTTATTCAAGCGGCATACCGAATAGCGGATTCTTCCACGAATGTAATCACTCCTTTAAATCCATATATGATTGTTATTTTAGCCTTTATGAAAGAATACGAGCCTAAGGCAGGGCTTGGCACAATTATTTCACTTATGCTTCCTTATACTCTAGCTTTTTTAGGGATTTGGATTGTTATGTTGCTTATTTTTGCTGTATTCGGTATTCCTCTGGGGCCTGGTGTATATATGTATTTGTAA
- a CDS encoding class F sortase encodes MKKAIVLAYCILSLVLLVSGGLYFKEQMVEAKETKQQAAAKQKEKEAQSKDLKSRVTLEEEFAVLKKHKTEAKQLNKEFKGIIPEKMSIPAVHVEASIEQVGILDSGEMAAPSTENGVAWFEPGAKPGVKGNAVLAGHVDSKTGPAVFYNLKNLKKDDEITVRDAQGTTLTFVVKRIKSYPRDKAPLNEIFGYSNKRNLNLITCTGTFDRAEGTHQERLVVYTELKADQAKELEREANAPQTPTHVKMSGNLLTWYAVPEGNIIGYRIYKKNPGGTFVHIGSVSEFERKSFADSDASQARYYVTAVNESGKESAPSSIAK; translated from the coding sequence GTGAAAAAAGCGATTGTTCTCGCCTACTGTATATTAAGTTTAGTCCTGCTTGTTAGCGGGGGACTATATTTTAAAGAACAAATGGTAGAAGCCAAAGAAACAAAGCAACAGGCTGCAGCTAAGCAAAAAGAAAAAGAAGCACAATCAAAGGATCTAAAAAGCCGGGTAACGCTGGAAGAAGAATTTGCTGTACTAAAAAAGCATAAAACAGAAGCCAAACAGTTAAACAAAGAATTTAAAGGAATCATTCCTGAAAAAATGTCCATTCCTGCTGTTCATGTGGAGGCTTCAATTGAACAAGTAGGAATATTAGACAGCGGTGAAATGGCAGCTCCATCTACAGAAAATGGAGTTGCTTGGTTTGAACCAGGAGCTAAACCTGGCGTAAAAGGAAATGCTGTATTAGCAGGACACGTAGACAGTAAAACCGGCCCTGCAGTCTTTTACAACCTAAAAAACTTAAAAAAAGACGATGAAATTACCGTCAGAGATGCACAGGGAACCACGCTTACTTTTGTTGTTAAACGTATAAAAAGCTATCCGCGAGATAAGGCACCTCTAAACGAAATTTTTGGGTACAGCAACAAACGTAATTTAAATTTAATTACGTGCACAGGCACGTTTGACCGTGCGGAAGGAACCCATCAAGAGAGGTTAGTTGTCTATACAGAACTAAAAGCTGACCAAGCAAAAGAATTGGAGCGTGAAGCAAATGCACCACAAACTCCTACACATGTAAAGATGAGTGGTAATTTGCTTACGTGGTACGCGGTACCAGAAGGTAATATTATCGGCTACCGAATTTATAAAAAGAATCCAGGCGGAACATTTGTCCATATTGGCAGCGTTTCGGAATTTGAGCGAAAAAGCTTTGCTGACTCCGACGCATCTCAAGCTCGTTACTATGTAACAGCTGTTAATGAGTCAGGAAAAGAGTCCGCTCCGTCTAGTATAGCGAAATAA